The proteins below come from a single Selenomonadales bacterium genomic window:
- a CDS encoding class I SAM-dependent methyltransferase — translation MLLTPTKPVPKEWYPELRDKKVLGLASGGGQQMPIFAALGAECTLLDYSQRQIDNDLAVATREGYAITAVRADMTQPLPFDDEAFDLVFHPVSNCYIEDVQHVWRECFRILKPGGKLFAGLPNGMNYLFDDEGRELKYRLPFNPLRDPELLAVLERADAGIQFSHTLEEQIRGQLKAGFKLLDLYEDTNGSGLLHEYGVPTFWATLAEK, via the coding sequence ATGTTGCTAACTCCTACTAAGCCCGTGCCAAAGGAGTGGTATCCGGAACTGCGCGACAAGAAGGTGCTTGGGCTAGCTTCCGGCGGTGGACAGCAGATGCCCATCTTTGCCGCGCTTGGGGCGGAGTGCACACTACTCGACTATTCGCAAAGACAGATAGATAACGACTTAGCGGTTGCCACTCGCGAAGGCTATGCCATTACTGCGGTGCGCGCCGACATGACACAGCCTCTGCCCTTTGACGACGAGGCTTTCGACCTCGTGTTTCACCCCGTGTCTAACTGCTATATTGAAGACGTGCAGCATGTTTGGCGGGAGTGCTTTCGCATACTTAAGCCCGGCGGCAAGCTGTTCGCGGGTTTGCCTAACGGTATGAACTACCTGTTTGACGACGAGGGGCGCGAATTAAAGTATCGCCTGCCGTTTAACCCCTTGCGGGATCCGGAGCTTCTCGCCGTGCTCGAGCGAGCCGACGCAGGCATTCAGTTTTCGCACACGCTAGAGGAGCAGATTCGCGGTCAGCTCAAGGCGGGGTTTAAGCTGCTTGACCTCTACGAAGATACAAATGGGTCAGGTCTGCTCCACGAATACGGCGTACCAACGTTTTGGGCGACGCTAGCTGAGAAGTAG
- a CDS encoding ABC transporter permease, with protein MLKEIVALAIDSVVQNKLRSFLTILGIVIGVGSIIALMLIADGATGSIQAELAGLGGNRLTVNVTGTPIKSGLSEQDLRTLEELPGVTAVSPSTSARGHVTYGDITIENVSVAGRSAGFFAAEQDQLRAGRGIHRLDVKERTHVAVLGGTLARDLFANFSPLGQEIVINSRKFTVVGVLQESGGFSFAALDNSVIVPYNVAERVLGGTRVSSVEVFFAEGTSLESLKASLERSLTFIFDGRDNVYSIFNQQDMLDMMETVTNTLTLLLAGIAAISLLVGGIGIMNMMLVSVTERTSEIGLRKALGAEPGHIMLQFLTEAVIICLLGGAVGILLGGALAYVGARLIGFPFVLSLEPVALAFGFSVAVGLVFGIAPAQKASKLNPIDALRHVG; from the coding sequence ATTGCTGACGGGGCTACCGGCAGCATACAGGCAGAACTGGCTGGCTTAGGCGGCAACAGACTGACGGTCAACGTCACCGGTACACCCATAAAGAGCGGTCTGTCCGAGCAGGATCTACGCACCTTAGAGGAGCTGCCCGGAGTAACTGCGGTATCGCCGTCTACATCTGCCCGCGGTCACGTTACCTATGGCGATATCACCATCGAGAACGTTAGCGTGGCGGGGCGCAGCGCCGGCTTCTTTGCAGCCGAGCAGGATCAGCTACGCGCAGGGCGTGGCATCCATCGGCTTGATGTCAAGGAGAGGACCCACGTCGCAGTGCTTGGCGGCACGCTGGCCAGAGACCTGTTCGCTAACTTTTCGCCTTTGGGACAAGAGATTGTCATTAACAGCAGGAAGTTTACTGTCGTCGGTGTGCTGCAGGAGAGCGGGGGCTTTTCATTCGCGGCGCTAGACAATAGCGTCATCGTCCCTTACAACGTTGCGGAGCGCGTACTGGGGGGTACTAGGGTATCTTCGGTAGAGGTTTTCTTTGCGGAAGGGACGTCGCTGGAAAGCTTAAAGGCATCGCTTGAACGAAGTCTCACCTTCATCTTTGACGGGCGCGACAATGTCTACAGCATATTTAACCAGCAGGATATGCTCGACATGATGGAGACTGTAACCAATACCTTGACCCTGCTACTCGCAGGCATTGCCGCGATTTCACTGCTAGTGGGCGGCATTGGGATTATGAACATGATGCTGGTCTCCGTCACCGAACGCACCAGCGAAATAGGCTTGCGCAAGGCACTCGGCGCAGAACCCGGTCACATCATGCTGCAGTTCTTGACGGAAGCCGTGATCATCTGCTTGCTCGGTGGAGCCGTAGGCATCCTGTTGGGAGGAGCGCTGGCCTACGTTGGGGCTCGGTTAATCGGCTTCCCCTTTGTGCTATCGCTGGAACCTGTCGCCTTAGCCTTTGGGTTTTCCGTAGCGGTAGGATTGGTCTTCGGTATTGCCCCAGCACAGAAGGCTAGCAAGCTTAACCCGATAGACGCGCTGCGCCACGTGGGGTGA